One window from the genome of Grus americana isolate bGruAme1 unplaced genomic scaffold, bGruAme1.mat H_70, whole genome shotgun sequence encodes:
- the LOC129200361 gene encoding thioredoxin-related transmembrane protein 1-like encodes MAAAGGLCALLCLALAGGGAALGKRSPVKVLSDGMWRELLQGEWMVEFYAPWCPACQNLQPEWEKFAEWGEDLEVNIAKVDVTEQPGLSGRFIITALPTIYHCKDGEFRRYQGARTKTDFINFISDQEWKSIEPVSSWFGPSSFLMSSMSALFQLSMWIRHCHGYLTENVGMPVWGSYAVFALATLFSGLILGLVMVFLADCICPSKRHRPPQYPYSRKLAPESAQLLKKLDEEQEADEEDISDDETEGKEVSDRNSSPNAVRQRPVNPAATTDKS; translated from the exons atggcggcggccggggggctgtgtgccctgctctgcctggcgctggcgggcggcggggccgcgctgGGGAAACGGAGCCCAGTGAAGGTGCTGTCGGACGGCATGTGgcgggagctgctgcagggcgaGTGGATGGTGGAGTT CTATGCCCCTTGGTGCCCCGCCTGCCAGAACCTGCAGCCCGAGTGGGAGAAGTTCGCCGAGTGGGGCGAGGACCTGGAAGTGAACATTGCCAAAGTGGATGTCACGGAGCAGCCGG GATTAAGTGGACGATTTATCATAACAGCTCTTCCTACCATCTATCA CTGTAAAGATGGAGAGTTCAGGAGATACCAGGGTGCAAGAACTAAAACTGATTTCATAAATTTCATCAGTGACCAGGAATGGAAATCTATTGAACCAGTTTCATCATGGTTTGgtccttcctctttcct gaTGAGCAGTATGTCAGCTTTGTTTCAATTATCAATGTGGATCAGG CACTGCCATGgttatttaacagaaaatgttgGAATGCCAGTCTGGGGCTCATATGCTGTTTTTGCATTGGCAACTCTATTCTCAGGACTGATACTGGGACTT GTGATGGTGTTCTTGGCAGACTGTATCTGTCCATCCAAAAGGCACAGACCGCCACAGTACCCTTATTCAA GAAAGCTAGCGCCAGAGTCAGCTCAGCTGTTGAAAAAGCTGGATGAAGAGCAAGAAGCAGATGAGGAAGATATCTCAGATGATGAAACAGAGGGTAAAGAGGTGTCCGACAGAAACTCATCACCGAATGCTGTAAGGCAGCGCCCAGTGAACCCTGCTGCTACAACAGATAAATCTTAG